The following proteins are encoded in a genomic region of Phragmites australis chromosome 9, lpPhrAust1.1, whole genome shotgun sequence:
- the LOC133929638 gene encoding heat shock 70 kDa protein, mitochondrial-like yields MIGTLSPHAASSVLLLSHERGLGAAPLHHPTPPPPVRRPFSVSISTGPSPFPSTPALLPLHRHSSRAPAQLLSGRHAFQRTLKLINMLRHMLWTKAHMLRDHMRRCTNFSTMHTKPAIVGIDFGCKNSRVAIIDSLVPQVLESEIGRFTPSYVTLKQLNSCGAYAWALQHLDHVGGRVAVGELAKLKMSVQPSDVVFNVKKLVGKKFDDCDIQKMRKRVHFSIIEGPKGESWVEIHGMKFSPVEFTSVIFAKLKDIVLMHQFHQKLEVVISVPVFFTEQQKEDIRSAGKRAGLDVLELIDEPRAAALSSTTVKEGFVVVFGMGAGSYSVAIFQVSDTNIEIKTQLGDTSIGGDQFDDILVDHFVTQIAKFHSVDIHGDKHAMATLAEVVEQAKVKLSSEPEVTVSIPYFAASRQGPIHLNITISRAEFEKLVNNLIEQIKDKCQIVLKEASIADNDIGEIVFTGGMTRVPKIRETIYQVFGKHQTARVDPEEAVVIGSAIQAALIVEERQEMSKDMIPLSIGIECDEGIFARVIPRHTTLPTKQTVKIPVWCDQGKRLCIRTFVGDHVLVEHNTHLGDVELINKQSYQGPVDFELTFEVDKDCVVKVSASNADDQLEVADDMRKALKPFPVFEKVIDEKLMSKHSVNNAVRNALLDWRMYAEEINARMRNLARFIINTLSDVLSLRKDELPKDLCEDAVKALADLQMALDGDITVLKDKVLSAKSIELTLLQWRPPSESRD; encoded by the exons ATGATCGGAACATTATCG cCGCACGCCGCATCGTCTGTCCTGCTGCTCAGCCATGAGCGAGGTTTGGGCGCTGCTCCTCTCCACCACCCCACTCCGCCTCCTCCAGTCCGGCGGCCCTTCTCCGTTTCAATCTCCACCGGCCCCTCCCCGTTTCCCTCGACACCGGCGCTGCTCCCTCTCCATCGCCATTCTTCCAGAGCTCCGGCGCAGCTCCTCTCCGGCAGGCACGCGTTCCAGAG AACCCTCAAGCTCATCAACATGCTTCGTCATATGTTATGGACTAAAGCACACATGTTGCGG GATCACATGCGTAGATGTACAAATTTCAG CACAATGCATACAAAACCAGCTATAGTTGGAATTGACTTTGGATGCAAAAATTCAAGAGTCGCAATCATTGATTCCTTG GTACCACAAGTTCTTGAAAGTGAAATTGGGCGTTTCACGCCATCTTATGTTACTTTGAAACAGCTGAATTCATGTGGAGCGTATGCATGGGCTCTGCAACACTTAGACCATGTTGGTGGACGTGTTGCAGTTGGAGAACTTGCAAAGCTTAAAATGTCAGTACAGCCTTCAGATGTAGTCTTCAATGTAAAAAAATTGGTTGGGAAGAAATTTGATGACTGTGACATCCAAAAAATGAGGAAGAGGGTCCATTTTAGCATTATTGAAGGGCCAAAAGGAGAATCTTGGGTAGAAATTCATGGAATGAAATTTTCGCCTGTGGAATTTACCAGTGTCATATTTGCAAAATTGAAGGATATTGTTTTGATGCATCAATTTCATCAGAAATTAGAAGTGGTGATAAGTGTACCTGTTTTCTTCACTGAACAACAAAAGGAAGACATCAGGTCAGCAGGAAAAAGAGCAGGCTTGGATGTATTGGAATTGATAGATGAACCAAGAGCTGCTGCTCTTTCTAGCACTACAGTAAAAGAAGGTTTCGTTGTTGTTTTTGGCATGGGTGCTGGATCATACAGTGTCGCAATCTTTCAAGTGTCTGACACAAACATTGAG ATCAAAACTCAACTTGGTGACACCTCTATTGGTGGGGATCAATTTGACGATATACTAGTGGACCATTTTGTTACGCAGATTGCCAAATTTCATTCGGTAGACATTCATGGAGATAAACATGCCATGGCAACTCTTGCAGAAGTTGTGGAGCAAGCTAAAGTGAAATTATCAAGTGAACCTGAAGTCACAGTTTCAATCCCTTACTTCGCTGCATCCCGTCAAGGTCCTATTCATCTTAACATTACTATTTCTCGCGCAGAGTTTGAGAAGTTAGTTAATAACTTGATAGAACAAATTAAAGACAAGTGTCAGATCGTTTTGAAAGAGGCTAGTATTGCTGACAATGATATTGGTGAAATTGTATTCACTGGGGGGATGACAAGAGTTCCCAAGATACGGGAAACTATTTATCAAGTCTTCGGCAAGCATCAGACCGCAAGGGTGGACCCTGAGGAAGCTGTGGTTATAGGTTCTGCAATACAAGCCGCTCTCATTGTAGAAGAACGGCAGGAGATGAGTAAAGACATGATTCCACTCTCTATCGGAATCGAGTGTGATGAAGGCATTTTTGCGAGGGTCATTCCAAGGCACACCACACTTCCGACGAAACAGACAGTTAAGATTCCTGTATGGTGTGATCAAGGGAAAAGGCTGTGTATCAGGACTTTTGTTGGTGACCATGTATTAGTTGAACATAATACACATCTGGGAGATGTAGAATTAATCAATAAGCAATCATATCAAGGTCCTGTTGATTTTGAATTGACCTTTGAAGTTGATAAGGACTGTGTGGTTAAAGTAAGTGCCAGTAATGCTGATGATCAGCTTGAAGTAGCTGATGATATGAGGAAAGCATTGAAGCCCTTCCCAGTATTTGAGAAGGTTATAGATGAGAAGCTTATGAGTAAACATAGCGTCAACAATGCTGTCAGAAATGCTCTACTTGACTGGCGGATGTATGCAGAAGAAATCAATGCCCGTATGAGAAACTTGGCAAGATTTATAATAAATACTCTCAGTGATGTCCTGTCACTCAGAAAAGATGAACTTCCGAAGGACCTTTGCGAGGATGCAGTGAAGGCATTGGCTGATTTGCAAATGGCATTGGATGGAGATATTACTGTGTTAAAAGATAAAGTGCTCTCTGCTAAATCAATTGAATTAACTCTGCTGCAGTGGAGGCCACCTTCAGAATCTAGGGATTAG